A region of the Brachyhypopomus gauderio isolate BG-103 chromosome 11, BGAUD_0.2, whole genome shotgun sequence genome:
TCATAGTTAGACTGTCAATTGTAGTGGGCAATGTAATAAATgtcttttttaaattattaattttaGCCAATGATCCAAATCCCAATCTCACATCACATGCAGGCTTTTATTGATTTTTTAATTCTCAAAAATGTGTTTCAATGACTATTGCATTTATAATGCTTCTTAGTATAAATTCCCAATCTCCTTCTTGCCATGTAGTCCATATGAAATAAGAACAGTAAAATCTTCACACTGCACAGCCAAATCCAATTTGAATGACCACATTTGAGCACAGCACTACAACATACCTGCACATTGTCCTCAGTTACTTCAATCTCTGCTGTATAAATGTAGTCCACCAGTTTTCTGAGAGTCTGCCCATCCACTTCCTTTATCTCAACACACGGAGCTTTACTCTCACTCATTTCTCCTGCACACAGCAAACCAACACAGAAGCTGCAGAGAGAAATTTGGTAGCCAGCACACATTTCATCATGCTAAACATGCTCTTCGTATACGTACTTGAAAACACAGTGCAGAAGAATCCAGACATGATCGTAATGAGAAGATATTTGTATTGGGCTCAAAGAGCAAGAATGTTAATCAGTCCATCAAAGCAGTGACATTCACTGCTGGTAACCAAGTATTAACCATCAAAGCCTTATCTACAGTGAACTAAAATATTCAATATAGCCACCGAAGCAGGCTGGTCTACCAGCAGTGAACATTACTGGCTAGATGTAGTAACCAATATTACTGCTATTATTACCAAGACAAATGTCTTCTGTGTTAAGTGAGGTCACAGGTTTTTGCCCACACATTTCTGACACGTGTGTATGGTATTTTTCCTTTGCATGGAGTATGTGGTGTAAGACACGTCTCACACTGAGCCCGGTACCTGTGAACATTGCGCAGAAGTAGGGACTGCATGAAGCCAGCACCACTTTATGGGCAGGAACTTCCACTTCTCCAGCTACTAACAGCACGTCACACAAAATCTTCCTGCTGTGAAAGAATGCAATTTAGAAGTGTAAGCATTTCTTTGTTGTTACTCAGACATAAACTGGTCTCTCACAGGTTCCCAAGGTAACTCATCTGGATTCAAGATAAACACTACACTAACTTAACATAAAAATATGCGAGCAATATTTATAGAAATGCCGTGCTTTAACCTTCTCAGGTCGTTCATCAGGCTGAAGGCTttccacatgtgtgtgtgactgaacgTGTGCATCCCTGGGTCTTTACTGTCCGCCTCCAGATCTAGCACTGATGGGGTTGTAGCACGACTCCTGCAAAGGTCATGAACTGCAGTGTGAATATCCTCTTAACACACACAGCAAGCACAGATACACTCAAACCTTTTTTCATGCACACAAAGTGAACAAACTAATCACACGAGGAAAACtgcattttttaaaacatattaGTTTATATCTGTACAAGCTGGCTGCCAAGTTTTGGTCAAGCATCCCAAGACATGCAGGTGATTTGAACTACTGTCAACCTACTGACGGACCATTTGTTATATTCAAATATTTACAAACTATCTGGCCATAATAGTGCAGGCGTCTACAAATGCTGAAGTGGACCCGTCTTCAGGCAGAACCGTGTTGGGCAGAAGGTCATTTGTGGTGTTCTCCTGCTCTGCTGGCCTGGTGTGCTGCGGTGTTGGACGGCTAGCGTGAGCAGCCACCCAGCGAACCTCCACCTACGCCACCCAGCCAGCCAGCACCGTGTCACACGCAGCTTCCCATTATGTCGTTGGCCGAGTGGACCGGCTCGTGTACATATTCAGCCCTTTATAAACGGTCAGGGAGGCGGAGAGACGGTCCCGCACCGCCGTAGTACCCGCACTTACCCGACCACCTCCATGGTTCCTGTCCAGCTCGCGGTGTAGCCCAGCGGCTAACGTCGGCTCGTTCTCTCCTCcgctaactagttagctagcCGCGTTCGTCCCGTCGCGCCTCATTACGACTCGTCTACCCTCCCGTAGTGAACGCttcgtttgttttttgtttgttttcttcaggTGAGCTGTGGTCTGTTGTATTTTATATTTCAAGATGCCCCGGCCAGTTTGTTTACATGCTAATTGTCAGGGGCAGTTTCCAGCTCAGCCTGCTCGCGCACCCCTCGCGCCACACCGTCCAATCAGCACGCTCCCATCAGTGGCCGTCTACGTTGCCAAGTAACACACCAACCATCTCCCgggaaattatttttaaaactgTGAGCGTAGGATGTGATAGAAACCCTcttgtatatacacacacacacacacacacacacactctgaatgTTGGTGCAGATAAAATTTTACAAGTTCCTTTTTGCAAGGTATTGGTGACTTAAAACTTCGTTCTAGAAATTGGTCACatatgtaaaatatatttttcaatGGTATGAACCAATATGCAAGACAAATATCAAATTAGGCCATTTCATAGTTCCTACATAGTTTCATAGTAATGTTCCTACAGCTGATGCATGGTATCAAACATGGCAAATACTTATATTTTCAAGTGACTGTCTTTGTGCCTATATAATTAAAAATCAAATTTATCATAGGGGAAAAAAACCAGATTCAAATAGATGTATTCATATATTTATTAACCAAAATTGAATAAAGCACAACTTTAAAATTCACATTTACAACATTTAGAACATACCCTTATCCAAAGCAACTTGTATATTTATCACCGACAGTGGTGTGAACACCCTGAGAATTTCCCTTCACTATGGCATTTAATCCAATTTCACTTTAGAACTCAGAGGAGGGGATCTGGCTCGGCCCGATCCACAGCTTGCAGCATGCTTCATCTTCATGACTGCTACTTACAGAGACCAACGGCACATCAGAATCCACGCAGTCTGCCacagaaaaggggggggggggggggggggggtcgacaTGACACTTGCATTACCATTGCATATACGTATatccacgcacacacaaatatgtgtTTTAAATAACTTACCCTTGCTGAATGACAGTATTCTGTGAGGAGATGAGCAACTGCCTTCCAAAGGCTGCCAATGCTAAATTTCAAAAAGAGGACGGGTGTTAACGCACCAAGTAACTTTTAAGGCCCATCAAACTGAGTCTAACGTTATAACCCCAATCAACTGTTAAGATTAGACTAATGGAGAGCTTGTTTGACATAACTTACTACCTGCCAATTTAAGAATTCccatcattttgttttaaagGGGTCCGTCTCCCCACCGCAGTGACATAAATTGGACATTAATATACAGGTGCATCTAAAATTAGAATATCAGGATATACAGTAAATGCACTCAGTCAGGGCTACTTTTGCACGAATTACTGCATCAGTGCAGCGTAGCATGGAGGcgatcagcctgtggcactgctgaggtcTTATGGAAGCCCAGGTTGCTTTGATAGCAGCCTTCAGCTCGTCTGCATCATTGGGTCTGGTTGCTCATCTTGACAATACCCCATAGATTCTCTATGGGATTTAGGCCAGGCAAGTTTGCTGGCCAATCAAGCACAGTGTTACTATGGTTATTAAACCAGGTGTTGGTACTTTTGGTAGTGTGGACAGGGGCCAAGAAAATGAAATGTCCATCTCCAAGAAGCTGGTTGACATAGGGAAGAATGAAGTGCTGTAAAATGCCCTGCTAGATGGCTGCGCTGACTTTGGTCTTGATACAAGTGTTTCCAGATGAAAGTtaattttgtgtttcatttggaAATCAAGGTCTCTGAGTCTGAAGGAAGAGTGGAGAGGCATACAAGCCAAGCTGCTTGGTGTCTAGTGTGAATTTTACACCATCAGTAGGACATTGCTGAATTAAAAATCCCCCCCGTTGGTCTTGTAATGACATTTTCTGAGATAACAATTTTGGGTATTCATTGGCTGTAACCCATAATCATCAATATAAatagaaataaacacttgaaatagatcactcGGTCATGAATATATACGTCTCACTTTTTGTACCGAATTACTGAAACCGATATcctaatttattgagatgcacctgtacaTCATATGCTCACCTCATTCGCTGACTAAGCCATCCTTCAGGTCAGTCAACCCAGCTTCAGTTCCTGCAGTTTTTTCAACCAGCTGGACTCAAAACTGAGAAACTACCTAAATCCATCAGTTTTGCCATTTCTGCAGGTAAAGGGAGAAAGAGGTCATTATTAAGTGATGAACTCATCAGCAATTTCCTAAGTAAAAGACCTACTGCCAAACCCAGTCACTGATCAACACTCTCACCATCACTGCTTCAAGGCAAATGTAACTGTCCAAGTTATGGAAGGGAAGAACACAAGCTGTACTTTCTTGTTTGACAATTGCACATTCACACTTCACCAGGCCAGGCCGATAAAATCTAGCTACTTAAAACTATGACAGAGGCTTACAGTTTAATGCACAGAACATCAATATCCAAGTCCTTTCAATGTGCATTTAAATGTATTGGGACAAAACACAAGCAAAAACACCGAGATGATGAGGGAGGGGGGTATTGATAAGATGTAAGATAAATAACTGAAACCACAAACCTTGCTTAAAAATGCTGATCTCCTTGTATTTGGTGTCAATTATATCTGGAGCTAATGCATCAAGTAAACAGGAACTCTAAGCCCCACACTCCGGTATGACCTTAAACTGAAAATTACCTAAAATATTGGATTAAGACATAACTAGAGACGAGTATCACCACAGCTTCACACACATTGAACCAAACAATATTCTAAATACCACTTGTCATTCACATGATCACCTGATATTAACGTATAAGTATTAAATTAAATGTTGGAAGTCATGTTGCATGCACGCTTTACTCGTTCATCTAGCAAATACCTGATAGTATGAAGTTCAGTGGCTCCAGGTGGATCCATATAGTGTTTAAGACACACTTAATGCAATATCTTGTGTATAAAGTATTTCTACAAACCTGAAACCTGGTGCGCATATCCTATGGACTTTCAGCTGGGTTTCTACAGCACTGGCGTACCCCTGGAGAATCCAATGACGTAGTAGTGGACACAGCTAAGGTATAGATCCATCTTATCTGATCACTAAAAGTACTGGAACAAAGCTCTAGACATATTTTTACAGTAAAGACAACATCCTTATTTAATGGTTGGGGAAATATTAAATCCCCCCTTAATCTAGAGATGATCAGAGTACAAAGGAAAATTGAGACCGGCCAGTTGGGCAGCATGTAAATTCAATGACTTTGGGGTTACTCAGGCAGCTAACCTAATTGGTTTATTCTACTACAAGCCGTCCAAAAAGGTTCACCTTGTGAAAAACATAATGTCTAATAGGGTAAGAACTTTTATTAATAGAAATACATACAGTTTACTTGTAACTGAAAAACAATATTTAATAGGTCAATACCTTATCAGTAATACAATGAGACAATGCATTTAAAGGAATTTACGTCCTCTTCTGGATTATTTAAACTGAAGTATGAAAAAAACTGGAAAAGCCTAGATCAGTCCTATAATCAGGCTTTTCGATGAAAACAAGTTTACTATAACATCTTTAACAATATGTTCATAATATCGAGTCAACTATTTAACATTATATTAATTGGAAGTTACACGTCAGTCACTACAACGGATTACAAAGTAGCTGATGAACCGCAAAACGAAACGCATCCGATCCGTCTACATGCTGCGCCGTTTCTGAGACCGAGTTCAACTTTATCCATTTTAGGGCGAGGAGACACATGGATCCCGTTCAACTCTAGTAACCAAGGGGCCTGGGTACAGCTGAACTAAGCACTAAAATTAAATTCACGGGaattgacgggggggggggggggggctagctACCTCTGTTCAAAACAATGTCCCAGATTTAACACTTCATAACCTTAAAtaaaaaagagagaggaaaaaaaagacaggaTACAATACATATGCTAAAGAGAACACACATGCCTACACTAACAAGCAAGTGTACTAAACTTAATtcaaacagacacacaagcttggtaaaaacagtttttttcGACAGGTAACCTGCCCTTGCCACACTTGGGGAAGTCAGGTAAAGAAAGATCCAGAGTAGTCGTCCTATGACTTGCCGAAATTCCCACTAGTATCTTGACTGAAAATACGAATTGATTCGTTATATAGCTGCTGTAAGAACTTGATCGCTGGGTTTAACTGTAGTTACGAGTCGTGTGGGCTCTCCCTACCTATAGTCTGCTAGGCTGGATTAGTTGAAGACTCCTgtatgaatgatgaatgaatcgaAGTTCATTCGAGTCCTGGGGAAGGAGCAGCTCTTAATTTCGGACCTAAAAAATCAACACCCTTAATACGAGCCTCCGTAACCACCCCTGCCGTAACCACCACCGCCTCGGGAGTAAGGAGCGTTGCTTCTGCCCGAGTAATTACCTTTCATTGGCCCATAGCCAGAGGACTGCTGGCCATAGCCGCTCCCAAAGTCATTGTAGCCGTTACCGCCGCCGTAGCCTCCCATTTGGTCCCCGTAGCCTCCCCCATACCCGCCACCGTAGCCACCGCCGTAGCCTCCGCCGTAACCGCCGTCGTTGCCTCCGTAGCCGCCGCCGTAGTTTCCGTAACCGCCGCCTCTCCCGCCGCCGTAGCCGTTCTGGGGCCTCCCCATGCcgcgtcctcctcttcctccccggcCACCGCGACCACCGGCGGTCTGCATCTCTTGTTTAGTGAGGGCCTTCTTCACCTCGACTTTGTGTCCGTTAATGGTGTGGAACTTGAGCACCACCGCCTTGTCCGCGGAGTCGTTGTCCTCGAAGTACACGAAGCCGAAGCCGCGCTTCTTGCCGGTCTCTTTGTCCGTGATCACCTCGGCCTTCTCCACGGCGCCGAACTGCGAGAAGCACTCGACGAGGTGGTTGTCCTCGATGTCGTCTTTGAGGCCGCCGACGAATATCTTCTTCACTTTGGCGAGGGCCTCGGGTTTGCCCGCGTCCTCCCGCGCCACCGCCCGCTTGAGCTCGACGTTGTTGCCGTCCAGGACGTGCGGCCTGCTCGCCATGGCCGCGTCCGCCTCCTCGGGCGTCGAGTAGGTCACGAAGCCGAAGCAGCGAGAGCGCTTCAGCTGCTGGTTCTGCACCACGACGCAGTCGGTAAGGTGCCCGTACTGCTCGAAATGCTTGCGTAGCCCCTCGTCGGTCGTCTGGACGTTAAGCCCGCCAACAAAAAGCTTGCAAAGCTggttttccattttttttttcggtTAGTTTTAGCTAAATTTTTTGTTTGGTGGATTTCGAGCGCCCTGTGAACAGTATCTAAAATGGCGGCTTGTAATAAATGGCGGCGGCCGGTCGTCAGGCGGGGTGAGTGGCGATGACGTCACGTTAGCCCCGCCCTCACTCGACGGTTGTCTTTGAGCCTCGCGCAACTCTGTAACGGCTTCCCTCGGACATTTGAATCTTTGCTAATGTGTAACCCATAACTGGCTTAGTAGTGAACACCCATTCATAGTAGTGAACATTCACACTCATGCTAATCCCTCAAGCTAGGTAGCAAAATGAACTAGCTTTAGCTTCCAAGAATGAGAGTGGTACCTAATTACAGCCATATATAGCCGTTTAGTTGTATGAGATTAAATCCAGGTATAATACTAGCAAGCTAATTTGTTTTCCATAAGTGATTGTGTTGTAAATTTTGGGAAAATTTCAAACTTAGGGGTTATGTATATATTGGTTTGCTCTCCAACTAAGAATTTATTATTTAcgttaattaaaaataaaagtaatattTTGGCCTGAATAACAAAGTGGTATCTTCTGTCATTTAGGTAACTAGCATGGCTGGCTAGTTTGTAGCACGCAAGCGCAGAATCCACATAACAGCCCGTTACAGCAAAAAAAATGGCGGCGGCCGTTGAGAATGTTGTTAAAGTGTGAGTTGATTTACGCTTTTCTGTTTAGCAGCTAAGTGAATATTCCCTTGTATCTGTCATCTAACAGTCTGTCAGATTATGCGTAATTTAAAAAATGATGCTAACTGTGAATGAAAGGGTGTTAAAACAGTGACTTGCCAGCTGACTTGCTAGCAAACTAGCTGCATCTTGTTCATTCATTGTTTTCcaagaaaacaaaaaagctGATATTTGCTGATTACTGACCGCTCTGTGTCCTCGCTAgggcagctagctagctacgtaAACAACCTGATGGCGATCAACATAAACACGTTTTACAAGCAGTTCGTATTTTGTGCATATTCAGCTCATCGTAATGAACGCTTTCATGTTGAATGTGGGATAATAGGCAGCtatctagttagctagctagctatctatCAGGGCAGGATAGTTGTTGTCTGGCTGCTGTAAACAGTGTGATGTTGTACCGTGCCTATTTGTTTAGTGCTAATATGAAGTTAAATTAACCAAACGAATTAAATTAGCAAGACGTTAACATGAGCACTCTTCTTCTTGCTTTTAACTGTTTGTATGGTTTCTTTAGGCTGGGGGAGCAGTACTATAGAGATGCCATGGAACAGTGCCACAGCTATAATGCTCGGCTGTGTGCAGAGAGAAGCATCCTGATGCCTTTTCTGGATTCCCAGACTGGAGTGGCTCAAAGCAACTGCTACATTTGGATGGAGAAAAGACACAGGAGTGCAGGTGTGATGCTTTCTTTTATACCTTACTGTATTGTCCTACATTAGCAACCTAGGACGGCGAAACATAATTACTGTTCTTTGAGGTGTATTAATTTCTTTTTTGACCATGATCAGGTACTGCTCCAGGGCAGCTGTATACATATCCTGCACGCCGTTGGAGAAAAAAGAGAAGGGCTCACCCACCAGAAGATCCTGCTCTGGTTTTCCCACCACTCAAAGCCGGTACTCCTATGTTTATCTTTTCGTAATTTAATTAAATTCAGAATGCTtagctgtttttattttttgtagacgTATATCACCTATTTATATTGTGTATATTTTATGTA
Encoded here:
- the hnrnpa0a gene encoding heterogeneous nuclear ribonucleoprotein A0a isoform X1; this encodes MENQLCKLFVGGLNVQTTDEGLRKHFEQYGHLTDCVVVQNQQLKRSRCFGFVTYSTPEEADAAMASRPHVLDGNNVELKRAVAREDAGKPEALAKVKKIFVGGLKDDIEDNHLVECFSQFGAVEKAEVITDKETGKKRGFGFVYFEDNDSADKAVVLKFHTINGHKVEVKKALTKQEMQTAGGRGGRGGRGGRGMGRPQNGYGGGRGGGYGNYGGGYGGNDGGYGGGYGGGYGGGYGGGYGDQMGGYGGGNGYNDFGSGYGQQSSGYGPMKGNYSGRSNAPYSRGGGGYGRGGYGGSY
- the hnrnpa0a gene encoding heterogeneous nuclear ribonucleoprotein A0a isoform X2; translated protein: MENQLCKLFVGGLNVQTTDEGLRKHFEQYGHLTDCVVVQNQQLKRSRCFGFVTYSTPEEADAAMASRPHVLDGNNVELKRAVAREDAGKPEALAKVKKIFVGGLKDDIEDNHLVECFSQFGAVEKAEVITDKETGKKRGFGFVYFEDNDSADKAVVLKFHTINGHKVEVKKALTKQEMQTAGGRGGRGGRGGRGMGRPQNGYGGGRGGGYGNYGGGYGGNDGGYGGGYGGGYGGGYGGGYGDQMGGYGGGNGYNDFGSGYGQQSSGYGPMKEMAKLMDLGSFSVLSPAG